The segment agccgcctttTTTAAAAGGTGACATTTTACCTTTTTAAAGATGACATGTTTTACAAATACTTTAGAGTAAGGCCTTACCAAATCAGCTGGGACCTGACCACAGCACACTGGGTTTACTAAACAGTCACCACTCTGGCTTAGAAACACATTTCAACCAGAGTAGAGTATGTGTGACATCCAACTGTAACACTGTTTTTTATGACAACATTTTCTACTAGGTCATCaagtttaaaaatcaaaaagccAAATTAAGAGGATATCAATAGGAAGCTACTGCTCTATGATTGTGCATAATAGAGAACAGCtgtatttaaatgcattttgaaaaaaaaaaaaacaacctaagAACATACTGGTTTATATATGCTGCATAAATGTTTAGAAAAATGCTTGTACCAGAAGTCTACCAGGGGGATCAGTACCATCCGCAGTACAGCCACAAAGCCTTATTAATGCCAAGTGATATTATTCCAGATAATTTAGGAACACACTTAACACGTTAACTAGCTTGTAACAATCTGTTTACGAGAAATGCTTGATgatcaacattttttcttcaataacAATGCAACatctaatttttcttccttccaatttatgaaaaggtttatttttatccCATAAGGTACTGATTTTTGTTTACATACCAGATAATTAATAACATTTTGAGCCAAGCTTAAGCATGGTCTAATTTATATTGGCATGAACAGAGCTGCACCTGCTCATGTCAGTTTTGAATCTGGATCTTTCCTGTTCTGTCATTCTTCAGCAGACACTTCCTTAAGTTGATCAGCAGTTTGACaagaagtaatttaaaatttaattgcaaaaaCTTACGGATTCCAGTGCTCTTTAGAAATCCTATAAAGGCTGGAAAACATGATGGGAAGTATAACGTTTGAATTCTCCTCTATCAAACTCATGATGTATTCGTTATTCCAATAATACAGTGCTCTTTCAGCCACCTTTGAGtcaaaggaataaaatattaatgggaattcagatacatttttgtaataatctGAAGCAAAACCAAGTCATAGAAATTTCATTACGATGAATTAACAGAAATCATTAATTTGGGAAATAAAACTCTATTTTAATCAATAGTATAACCTGCATTAATGGTATCTTTGTACTGTAATTCAGATCCCACAGCAtccattttctctttcccctgAACAATACATTGTGACTCACTGAAGACAAGAGCAGATAATGCAACTATACCGCAGCTATGGAAGAGAAGGGCAAGTGGAAGGACTTACCATCTCCCCTTTCTCTCAATCCTATGACTTCCCAGTTGGAAGTAATAGCACCAGGATACGAgaggaaggaggcagggaaTACGTGAGATGAGGTCTTAAATGTGGGGAAGACTAATGACAGAATCACCTTGGCAGGGAGATGGAAACTAGGAGGGAAAACACTGATCTACATAGTGCTTAAAACAGATGTAGCCCAAGGAAGAGCCTACAGCAGTCCCATCTGCCTTTGTGCCAGGATAGGTCACGTAACTTAATACAGAGATGATACAAGACATGAATCCTGTCTCATCTTCACATATGATTGAACTTAATTCCTAttcatcccccttcttaccatcatgcaagaaagaaaatagttgATGGGATTAATCACCTCTAACCAGACATCTCTTTAGAGAAGGATGGAGGTAGTAGAACAAGAGacacattaaaaaaggaagcaaatagATCTTACTGGGCCTATCAGTCCAAAGTGAGTACCTATACCTATAAGGGCTCAAAGTCTGCCTGGATAGAATTTAAACTCTTATGTGGTTTAGGTTCTGTGCTGTAAtcccaaatatatttaaaatgttataatgGAACTCAGAACTAAACATCTACTGCAACATACTTTTCCATAGAAATCCAGAAGACAAGTATTTTAAACCACATAACGTAAAATAGTATTTACATTTGAGGGggttttgtgtttgaaattgAGACTATACATTCCTATACAAACTGACCTGAAAATGAGGACTAGAGACACACTTGGCAATTTGTTTAAACAAGGGTTCCTGGATTTTGACGAATTGTGACGGTTCAATTACATCCAAGATTTCCTCCAGCTCTCCTAGGAACATGACCTGCAGACAAGGAATGAAGCACTGAATTCAACAACTGTGAATTATCTTGATCAATAAAATGCTGCATACCCTCAAATCCCATcgcttcaggaaaaaatagaagCTCCCACTAGTTCAACAAGACCCTTGGTCAAAAACCACAATCAGTTCTATCTTTGACAGCTTCTGGATCTAGTCTCTTAAAGAAAGAAGTATGCGCAAATGCTCTATTGGTAGTCCTTTAAAGCAAACTTCAGAATTGCACCAGGATACCCATGCTAAAAATCCTAGTCTCGTACAAAGACTTTGAATGGCCAAGTCTTTAACTCTGTTAAAGAGGTCATATAATTTTAACTCCTTTTTCAAAgcaatattcaaaataatagTTTTGCTGTGTCATAAAATCTCAGTGATATTCAGATTTGCAATAAGAATTTGTAACAAAAATGCTAAGTACTAACTGCCTCTTGACATGTTCAGTGGGTATacccagaaaataaaacattctttatACATCCTGGGAAAAAACTATCCTCATATAGAAACATTctaaatcaaacattttttccaatCTATcctctatatatttattttcccctttctaaaacaaaaagaaattgtatTCTCTGTGTAAAAACAAGGGCTTATTTTGTGAGTAGAAATGGCCATCAGAAACTTTTCGCTTCATAGTCAAAACTGTCCAGAAAatgatacaaaacaaacaaacaaaaaagcagaactCAAGCATAGAAAATCTTCTACAAGAACTAAGGGCAACATCCAACACAGCATGTGTAATCTACCTGGAGAAACGTAAAAATTCCCTGCATATGATACCATAGAGCAAActaactttgttgttgttgttgttaatacTAGCATATCATTTACCTCTTTCTGACTGCACGTTTTTGGCCAGAATTTCATTAAGCCTCTGATGACctgaattagaagaaaaataaattagatatattttttaaaattcctcatgaaaaaaaaaataagctgtttatgacaggaaaaaaaagtatgaaaaatatttactggTTCTGTGAGCGAGGGGTCTTTCTCCAGAAACTGTACTATGCAATATGCCAgctgtgaagagaaaaagatttcagaaaatgaagttaGAGTATTTCTATAAAGATATCACAAAAATATTGTAAGAagccacaacaacaaaaaaaagaggctcAAGGCAAGATGCTATACAGCTTTCTAAAAATGTATCCAATTTTACACTGAGATGCAGTTTGCACTATGTAAATCCATTCAAAGTCCAGTTCACAGGAACAACAGGTAACGCATTACAAAAACCTTAAGGTGACAAAGTACCATACACAATTAAAAATCAGAGCAGCTCAGAATTCTAAAAACAGGAAGATAACAAAAGTTTAGATGATTGTTACTctctgaaataacattttacacTTCTTGTGTATTGGCAAAATCATGAAAACTCACAAGACCTGCTAGCACAGCTAAAACCTGTAACATAGTCAGCAAGTGCTGCTtgaaacacagaacaaagaCTGCACTATCTGAAAATCAGACAGAAAGGCAACAGGTATcacataacagaagaaaaatatcataaTGAAAACTGAATGTATAAAAGGACATATGAAAGCATAAACGCGGTATTAAGAGGTCTGTGAGTGAAAACGTTTAAGGTTATGCAAAAGTGAGGGGATTAGTATTCAGAAAGTTGCCAGAGCGATCAAGAGTCTAGACAGGACAAGACTAAAGAAACCTGGATATCCTCTTGGGACAATGAAAGAGGATGATAGAATGAGAAAGGCAACCTTGTGAGAATGGGAAAATTGCAGAGAGGAAAACTGAAGAGTTAAGCTACTAACCATACATGTaggttacatttttatttatacaaaatTATACATGTAggttacatttttaattacctAATCAGAATAGAAGATATTTATCATAAAAACCAtagcaaaagaataaaaaactgCTGTATTTTCCCACATTACAAAGATTTTCCCCCACCTTTTTTATGTGCTAGTCAATTCAATTTCCAAagtagcaaaaacaaacaaacaaacaaaaaaattatcaTTCTAACtgatcagaaaatatttttataaattctaCCTGTGCATGGAAGAGTGATAAACTCCTGACAGTATGTAAAGGAATCAGCACCTTCACCAGGAACTGTTTATGCTCTGCCTTAAGAGGTAAAGCAAAACCATTGATAATACTAGAAAttagaagagaaatatttgttaGTGTTATCatagaaaatattctgaaggTCTGAACAAGATCTTTCTACATTCAAATAATTTAGCAGTCAGCACCTGTTTACAGACAGCAGGATCATGCTGTCTTAACAAGTGCTagattttctcctcctttatAGTAGCAGTGCAGTATATCTATGTAGTAATTCAGCTCTGACTTAGGAACAATGATATGAACAGCTGCACAAACCTGTTGCCAAACAGATAAGAACTTGCCTTTGTTGTTCTGTAAATTCATATACAAAAGGTGTTCTTGGGTAATTAACTTACCAGAATTACATTTGAAACATTCACACTGTTagcatacttaaaaaaaaaaaaaaacaaaacaaaaaaaaaccactatagCACGCAAGAATGAAGTgtaacacacacaaatccatcCAACACTTTTTTGGCTGTAACTTGTACCCATTTCAATACTCTTGGCAAGAATGTGATAGATTTGCACATGAGCTTAAAGATGACCACATGCacacatttgttttcagaataggGGCTTATAGCAATACTTCCTTCTAAGTCTGACACTATTCTGACACATTCAGAATGGAAGTTAGCGATAGACAATAAAGACTCACTTACCTTCCTAAAATTTCCAACAGTTCAGCTACGCCATTGAAGTGTTCAGTTTCATAaacaaatcttaaaaaaaaaaagttaaacatcAGTAATGTATCAGTTTCCTACAATGTTgctaagagaaaaatatattctcCCACAACTTACCgtagaaaaatattattaatctGTTTTCGGATAAATGCTCTAAGACCCAGAAACTTGCCATAAATTCTGTGCAAGACTGTTTTTAGGTAGTCCCGTTCTCGAGGGTCTTCACTGTCAAATAGCTCCAACAGCTgtgtttaaaagaaacagaacaacgAAAATTGAATATTGACTTTACATTTGACAAGTATGACACAGACTTCTATATGACAGTTAAATTCATGCAAGCTTATATGAGTAAGAACATAACATCTATATTACCCAAGGTGtagaaatacagaattttaaaaaatctattgCAACCCAGGTACAACATCACGGAGCTCAGCTTATTGATCTTCACTTCTGACATAAAAATTTGGAAATCTTCCAACAACAGACACTTTTGATTAACAGGCTCTAAAATGCTGCCTTCTTCCTCCCCCAAAATAAATACTATGATTCTGTCGCATCTACAAATTAAGACAATTTACCTACTCCCTCACTCTGAAGAACTGAAAGACATTGCTCATTTGCTCTAATAGTTTACTCCCACAATTTTGTGTCGAAGTCACATTTTTCCTAATTGCTTGTAATTTATATTATGAGCTCTTAAGTCTTCCTAGTGATTACATGGCCTGCACAATGTGGAAAGACTCAACGTTGACATCTGTGCCAGTACTGGATCCGCTGTCACAGGATCTCCACTAATCTCAACATGAATCAAAGAATCAAGGACAATTAATCCTCCAGGTTGAACAAATGTTATCTTCagtttaaacaaagcaaaaacgtACAAAAAACTTTACTAAGAAACTGttaaatcagattttaaaacagcaaaacagttACATGGTACTCAGTCAAAAGAGAATACCATCCTCTGTGTTTTACTTTACAAAACATATTCTGGAACACCACTACCCTGAGTTGCCTTTTAGAATTAAGGtacagaagaagcagcagcaatgtCAGCTACACATCTTTGTTCTATTCCCCTTGAATCATCTATGACAAATATCTGAGTTTCACCTCAccccttctccatcttttctgACACCACAACATTCGTTATTTTGGCAGACAGCTGGAATGAATTTAAAggtaaacaaagtaaaaaaaaaaatacacagaaaataatgaaaactaaGCTAGTAATCAAAAGGAACCATTATCTCtcttacatgaaaaataaagtaactgtGAACTAGTACCTATCTTgcaagagaaattaaatatgcCAAAGAGACCTTACAAATGTTTAAGATGCTGTCAGAAAATCATTACAGGAAtggtagaaaacaaaattatcttGGTTTTACAATCAGATAAATTATAAACACCTATTATAAGTTGATATGTAAGTCTATATATGCTACCTTATCTCTGTTAAACTGCTACTCCATTTTGAGGAggttaaggaggaaaaaaaaaacagaaaaagatgatTAAAGAGTCTTAAGCTTTCTGGGATTTTGCTTTCTAATAGTCAGGTTTAGAACTGATGTGTGTGTTCTTTTTCATTGTGTCAGAGTATCCCACTTTTCCTTGCAGTAAGGAGCTGTGGTGGGAATTTCATGAGGAAATTACAAGGTTTgtcagctgcccactcgaggTTATAAACACATTCATTCCTTAAATCAGTTCtgcagttaaataaataaatagtcacCTCATCCTTCCCCAAATAGCAAATTTCACCCAAAGATAGCAAACAGCTGGAAGCacttatgtttttaattttcttattggATTGTTTTTAGgagcaaaatatttatatttccagTTCTGTAATACAGGTCCTCTGCAGAAACATTACTGAAGTCAGACTCGgtctctcatttattttttattttaaaaaaaaaaaaaaaaaaaaaagattattttgattTGTCCAATTTGTTATCAGTTTTCAACAATAAAGACTTATTTTTATGGATAAGCTGTAAGACTTCCATAATTTGCATGACTACTCTGACACTAAACATAcacagaaaagggaaataaaatttcCAAAATAGCAACCTACAGCAACACAGATACTTGTGGAGGTATTTCAACAGCAAGTCTCTTAGCAACCACTGCCAACCATTTCAGGCTGTGTACCAGCGGTCTTTAGAAATGAACAGTTACACTGTTAGTGCACAACATTTTAGCAAAACACACAGCTGAAAGCCAGCAACAAatctatatttaaataaaacaaataacaaccaaaaataaagcaaaaaacaagcaagcaagaaaaaaacttgaaaaattcCCATTTCAAAGAAGTccatcaaatttaaaaaaataagttaaagaGAAAGCTGATTAGGAAGATTGTCACAGTTGTACTGTTGGTGTCATGAAACACCCAACATGCTTTAAGTTCTTAAGGCTCAAATTGGTTTCCAATATAAGTCATTTGTAATCACAGGTTCCTAACTCTGggcatacaaaaaaaatacgGCAAGAAGAAGTGCAAGCACACTCAAGTTCCTATAGACCACACGGAAACGCTTATAGACACAGAAATATATCTATTTGCACATGTATGTAAGGCTCAGCAGAACTTTTGatagaaaaatatgaatttttaGTTGACACACGATGTGAAGcactatataaaaaaaatgcatcgcCTAACCATATGGCAAGAGCTTCAAATTCTTAGAATTCTTTTAAGCTCCAATTGTTGTATCATCCATTTCAGATACGTAGGTTTCAAAATATCACACTTCCCCTTTCAGGAGATACATTCTGTCATTTAGCAGATTTATTGAAGACTAATAAGATCTTCAAAATCTTTGTCATAGACCTATTTAGAAGCGTTTGGCACCTCCTGTGCCAAATCATAAAAGGGcataaatcataaaatcatcAAAATCATCAAACCATAAAAATGCCTTGAAAAGGTTTAAGTGAGTAGGATACCATCAGTCACAAACAAACTCAGCAGCATGTAACAGGAGCACCTGGAAATGTTTATTCTCTAGATTTGGAAGACGAACACAAACATTCCTTCTAAGTCAATCCTGCTCTacctgaacaaaataaaattagccTGGAAAAACCTGCCAAGAATGACTTCCCCCCAGTCACATTCTGACATCTCCATCAGGCACTGGATGACAGGATTGTTGCAACCTCTTGTTCAAATCAATATTTGGATGAACAAAAAAGGAAGCTCCACCACAGAGGTTTGATCCACATAAAAACACTCTTATATTTAGGAGatggataaaataaaaacatgcatatTCTAATGTTCTTCTAGAGTGAAGAAGGTCTTGAGGTATTAAGGGAACTGAAGTCCCTTCTTTGAATTTAAGAATAGAAACTGCTTTCTTTGCTAAGTTTATCAGGTATTTTTTATACGAGTAATGCACAAGGGCAGCAAAATCACTGCTTTTATTGCCTGAGCATCACAGAGAAAAGTAAAAGCTCCATGAAGAAGAGGTGAGAGAAAGGCATTCAGAAACGCTGAGTCTCTCCTGCCGTATCTAGTTTGGCTTTTATTCAAGTCTCAATCCCCAAGGCAACTCCCTTTTCCAGCTAAGTAGGAATCTTTATGAATTTCCATGATTTCAAAAGCAAGCTGCAGACTGCCTTAAACACAAAGTTCCATCTGATTTAGTGGTTCTAAATGGGAACCACTAATTCACCGTGGGAACAGAAAACACAAGACAGATGTATTGTTGAAAGCTGAAGACAAAAAGGCAAAGGATACCTATCTGTGAAGTTTTCTGGCTTATcccagaaaacacctttctTCAGCTATCTCTGTTCTGACCTCTGTTGATGTCTGGGAGAAACTTCCCCAGCAAAGAAGTCTACCTGCTATAGTTCCACGTgaaacaggaggaggaggatgaaatGTGCCAGCTATCTGGCTACCAGCTCACTGACTGAGGCTCTCCTCCACTCAGGCATAATGGCAAGCAAATTTCAAAGATAAAGCTTCCCATTCTTTGTTCCATGTTGTTTATTACTGATGCTACTTCTACGCTTCTAATAGAGCTTGAACTTTATATGGCCTTTTGATTTACTTCCTCCCCAAGCACTATAGCATCACTGTTTCCAATGCTACTTGGGGAACAGGCTTGTTAACGAACTTCTGCCCTTGTTGCCAGCTCTCCAGTAGAGAAAAATAGCTTCCCCttccaacagaaatattttaacaatattAAGACATTAAAACTGGGGTTAAAGTAGTCTCTCTAGATGGCAGCATTTTTAGATGACTTGACAGAAAGGCTTTCATTTCTCAACAGCTATCCTTTCAGCTCACTCTCACTTCCAGCTAGTCAAATATTTTGATTAACATATTAAAACTGGAGCCTGTCCAAGTATGGTGTATATCTACAGCGACAGAGACTTGCATATAAACACACATACTTCCTCTATCTCTACAGTTTGACAACTTGCATTGTAAGCACTTGTTTATAATTTTCTGATGCAGATAGAGTTTCACTTTCAAATTCCAAACAGCATCTTTTCAGagcaatttttttcaaaagcaaaacgaagccttaaagaaaacagatcagCTTACCTGCAATACAAATTTCTGATCTATGTACTTTTTGGCAATGCTGGGCTGAAATTCTTGGCTTTCCAAAAATCGTATGAAAAACTCATATACAAgctgcaaaagggaaaaaaatgttttagtttaTGACTTCATTACtccttgtatttttaaatgtttcagtaAATTCTTtccatacaaaataaaatacttatttttccaCAAAGCTGaaggattaaaaatgaaaaatatcattCTCTATTATCAAATTGCTACCttaatgttaaaattaaatacataagcTTTGTAAGTTAGTTTTGCTTAAAACTCCAGTCAGAGACACTTCATCACCAAGAACACACTGTCATCTTGTAATGCTTGTTATCATCTCCTAAAGCTTACCAGGGTAACTGGAAAGCACATTTAAACTGTCTCTGAACTGCTGAAGTCATACCAAATACAGAAATTTATGATTCTGAAAGAGCTGGTGAAACAGTTGGAaatatttgatttaatttaGAAACTGCTTAGAGTAGCGTTCTATGGCAACttgaaacatggaaaaaaatacaaaacagaatttaatcAGGATTTCCTAACTTACTGTAACGATTAgccagagggatggagaaaaccTGCCTGCTTTCATGCAATTCCATCTC is part of the Anas platyrhynchos isolate ZD024472 breed Pekin duck chromosome 5, IASCAAS_PekinDuck_T2T, whole genome shotgun sequence genome and harbors:
- the PPP2R5E gene encoding serine/threonine-protein phosphatase 2A 56 kDa regulatory subunit epsilon isoform isoform X4, coding for MDTLSDLKMKEYKRSTLNELVDYITISRGCLTEQTYPEVVRMVSCNIFRTLPPSDSNEFDPEEDEPTLEASWPHLQLVYEFFIRFLESQEFQPSIAKKYIDQKFVLQLLELFDSEDPRERDYLKTVLHRIYGKFLGLRAFIRKQINNIFLRFVYETEHFNGVAELLEILGSIINGFALPLKAEHKQFLVKVLIPLHTVRSLSLFHAQLAYCIVQFLEKDPSLTEPVIRGLMKFWPKTCSQKEVMFLGELEEILDVIEPSQFVKIQEPLFKQIAKCVSSPHFQVAERALYYWNNEYIMSLIEENSNVILPIMFSSLYRISKEHWNPAIVALVYNVLKAFMEMNSTMFDELTATYKSDRQREKKKEKEREELWKKLEDLELKRGLRRDGIIPT
- the PPP2R5E gene encoding serine/threonine-protein phosphatase 2A 56 kDa regulatory subunit epsilon isoform isoform X2 — its product is MEILQTETEKRRQPGKKREGNSVNSAGQVIKKSRDMSSAPTTPPSVDKVDGFSRKSVRKARQKRSQSSSQFRSQGKPIELTPLPLLKDVPSSEQPELFLKKLQQCCVIFDFMDTLSDLKMKEYKRSTLNELVDYITISRGCLTEQTYPEVVRMVSCNIFRTLPPSDSNEFDPEEDEPTLEASWPHLQLVYEFFIRFLESQEFQPSIAKKYIDQKFVLQLLELFDSEDPRERDYLKTVLHRIYGKFLGLRAFIRKQINNIFLRFVYETEHFNGVAELLEILGSIINGFALPLKAEHKQFLVKVLIPLHTVRSLSLFHAQLAYCIVQFLEKDPSLTEPVIRGLMKFWPKTCSQKEVMFLGELEEILDVIEPSQFVKIQEPLFKQIAKCVSSPHFQVAERALYYWNNEYIMSLIEENSNVILPIMFSSLYRISKEHWNPAIVALVYNVLKAFMEMNSTMFDELTATYNEKKKEKEREELWKKLEDLELKRGLRRDGIIPT
- the PPP2R5E gene encoding serine/threonine-protein phosphatase 2A 56 kDa regulatory subunit epsilon isoform isoform X3 produces the protein MSSAPTTPPSVDKVDGFSRKSVRKARQKRSQSSSQFRSQGKPIELTPLPLLKDVPSSEQPELFLKKLQQCCVIFDFMDTLSDLKMKEYKRSTLNELVDYITISRGCLTEQTYPEVVRMVSCNIFRTLPPSDSNEFDPEEDEPTLEASWPHLQLVYEFFIRFLESQEFQPSIAKKYIDQKFVLQLLELFDSEDPRERDYLKTVLHRIYGKFLGLRAFIRKQINNIFLRFVYETEHFNGVAELLEILGSIINGFALPLKAEHKQFLVKVLIPLHTVRSLSLFHAQLAYCIVQFLEKDPSLTEPVIRGLMKFWPKTCSQKEVMFLGELEEILDVIEPSQFVKIQEPLFKQIAKCVSSPHFQVAERALYYWNNEYIMSLIEENSNVILPIMFSSLYRISKEHWNPAIVALVYNVLKAFMEMNSTMFDELTATYKSDRQREKKKEKEREELWKKLEDLELKRGLRRDGIIPT